TGTCTGGGGTAATGAACCTTAATATATAAAGAAAAAACGTTACAAGAGATACATCTTGCAACGTCTTTCCTTTTTTCACTCGAATGACTAAAATTTAATTTGGGATTACTTTAACTTGTTCTCGTATTCAGCTACCATTCTCTTAACCATTTCTCCACCTACGGATCCACATTGTTTAGAGCTTAAGTCTCCATTATAATCTGTGAATGGAACTCCTAATTCATTTGCTACTTCAGCTTTGAATTTTGATAATCCATTCTTTGCTTCTGGTACTAATTTTTGTGAACTTGCCATTTTGAGTCCCTCCTTTAAATTTCACCTTCCGGTGATGCAAGACTTTTTATTTCTTAACTGCCTTGCAATATTAATTTACCCCATTATATTTTTTATACACTGTGGTATCACTGGAGAGTTTTCCATAAACTTCTATAACTTAGTTATTTCTTTTCTATCACCTTTAGAATTACCTATCTTAGCACTTCTTTTTTTTAGTTCTTCTTCTACAGAAGTTATTTCTATTCCTCTATCAACCATTAATACTTCTAGATGATATAATAAATCACAAATTTCTGCTACCATATCTTCTTTACTATCACCCTTTGCAGCAATAATAACTTCTGTACATTCTTCTCCAACTTTTTTTAAAATCTTATCAGTTCCCTTATTAAAAAGATAATTAGTATATGAATTTTCTACAGGATTATCTAATCTATCTTTTACAACTTCATATAAATCATTAATAACATTACTCACAATAAACACCTCTTAAAATTTAAATAATTTTATTAAAGAAACATGTATCTGCTCCAGTATGACATGGTACTCCAACTTGATCTACCTTTATAAGTAAAGTATCATTATCACAATCTGTATACATCTCTTTTATATATTGAAAATGACCAGATGTGGCACCTTTGTTCCAAAGTTCTTTTCTACTTCTTGAATAAAACCATGTTGTTTTTGTTTCTAATGTTTTTTTATATGATTCTTCATTGACGTAAGCAAGCATTAGAACCTTATTAGTTTTATAATCAACAACAATGGCAGGAACTAATCCTTTTGAAAAATCTATATCCATAATTCCTCCTATAATCTAACTTCTATACTTCTTTCATGTAAATATTCCTTAACTTCTCCTATAGTAGCTTCTTTATAATGAAATATTGATGCTGCAAGGGCTGCATCGCAATCTGTTTCTTTAAACACTTCATAAAAACTATCTATATCACCACAACCACCTGAAGCTATAACAGGTATATTTACAACTTTTAAAACTTCATTTAAAAATTCAATATCAAAACCATCCCTAGTACCATCCTTGTCCATAGATGTTAAAAGAATTTCCCCGGCACCAAGTTTCTCAACCTTTTTAGCCCATTCTATAGCATCAATACCAGTATCTTCACGTCCACCTTTTACAAATACGTTAAATCCACCATCAGCTCTTCTCTTCCCATCAATAGCAACTACGATACATTGACTACCAAATGACTCGGCACCTTCACTAATAAGATTAGGATTTCTTACCGCCGCTGAATTAATTGACACCTTATCTGCACCAGCTCTTAAAAGATTTTTTATATCCTCTATAGAATTGACACCACCACCAACAGTAAGTGGTATAAATACTTCTCTTGAAGTTCTTTCAACAACATCAATCATTGTCTTTCTTTCTTCAAAAGATGCTGTAATATCTAAAAATACTAATTCATCTGCACCTTCAGCATTATAAACCTTAGCAATTTCTACAGGATCACCAACGTCCTTTATCCCAACAAAATTTATTCCCTTAACAACCTTGCCTTCTTTTACATCTAAACAAGGTATTATTCTTTTTGTTAACATAAACTCACCCCTTTAGAGCATCTAAAGCTTCTTTTAAATCCAAAGAGCCACTGTAAATCGCTTTTCCTGAAATAGCACCATATAGATTTAATTCATTAATTTTTAATAAATCCTCTAAATCTTTAACACCACCAGAAGCTACTATGTCCATATTTACAGCATTACTTAAAGCCTTTAGTCCTTCTATATTGGCACCTTCTAAAGTTCCATCCTTTGATATATCTGTATATATCACAGTCTTTACCCCTATTTTCTCTAACTGACGAGAAAATTCTATATAATCCATATCAGTACTCTCAAGCCATCCTTCTAAAGCTACCTTATTATCTTTAGCATCAACACCAACAGCGATTTTTTCGCCGTACTTCTCTACTGCCTTTATTAAAAATTCTTTATCTTTATAAGCAGCAGTGCCAATGATAGCTCTTGAAACTCCTAAATCAAAAATTGCTTCTAAATCTTCTAATGTTCTTATACCACCACCTAATTGCACTGGTATATTTACAGCCTCTGCAATAGCTTTTATAATATCGGAATTAATTCTCTTTCCCTCTTTTGCACCATCCAAATCAACTAAATGAATAAATTCTGCTCCTGTTTTCTCAAATTCCTTTGCTATTTCAAGAGGAATACCCATTTCCTCACACTTATCAAATCTACCTTGATAAAGCCTAACTGCCTTACCGTCTTTTATATCTATCGCTGGAAATAAAATCATCCCACCATCTCCTTAAAGTTTTTTAATAATTTAAGACCTACTTCTCCACTCTTTTCTGGATGAAATTGAGAAGCTACTATATTATCTCTACCAACTATAGCTGGAAAATCCACTTCATAGTTGCAATCCCCTAAAATATACTTTTCATCACAATTTCCATGAAAAGAATGTACAAAATAAAAATATTCACCATCATCTATACCTTTAAAGATAGGATGATCTTGCTTAATCCTAACACTATTCCATCCAATATGAGGAATCTTCTTTGAAATCTCAAACTTTGTTACCTTACCAGGAATAAGACCTAACCCTTCTGAGTATCCCATTTCCTCTGAAGAATCAAATACTAATTGCATCCCAAGACAAATCCCAAGCATAGGCTTTCCATTATTAATCTCTTCTTTTATAAGCGAATCTAACCCCATAGACTTTAAATTTTCCATAGCCTTCTTAAAAGCACCAACACCAGGAATTATAATTCCCTTGCTATTTTTAATAGTATCTTTATCATTAGTTAAAACCACATCTGCACCAATCTTCTTCATAGCCTTATAAATACTATTTATATTTCCCATACCATAATCTATGATAGCAATCATTCTAATACCCCCTTAGTAGACATTACTCCCTTAATAGTGGCATCTACAGTAAGAGCCTCCTTCATCGCCCTAGCTAAAGCTTTAAAAATCCCCTCAACAATATGGTGACTATTACTACCATACATTAAATTAACATGAAGAGTTATACCACCATTAAAAGCAAAAGCCCTTAAAAATTCCTCTAAAAGTTCAGAATCAAAATCCCCAATCATCTTCTTATCCATATCAACATTAAATACTAAAAAACTTCTACCACTAAGATCTAAAGACACCATAGCCAAAGTCTCATCCATAGGCACATAACTTGTCCCATATCTTTTAATACCATTCTTGTCCCCCATAGCCTCCTTAAAAGCCTTACCAAGAACAATTCCAATATCCTCAACAGTATGATGACCATCAACATATAAATCACCATCACAACTTATATCTAAATCAAAACCACCATGCTTTTTAAATAAAATAAGCATATGATCTAAAAAACCAATCCCAGTTTTAACAGTTCCCTCACCAGAACCATCTATATTAAGCTTTAACTTTATCTTCGTCTCTAAAGTATCTCTATTTATATTACTTGACCTCATAATGACCCCCTCTTCTCAGTGCACTGATTCTCTACTTAAATCTTACTTTAATTGAGTTTCCATGTGCTGTTAACCCTTCTGTATCCGCTATCTTAACAATCTTATCTTTAATCTTCTCAAGTTCTTCTCTGCTGTAATAAATATATGAAGTCTTCTTTATAAAATCATCTACAGAAAGTGGCGAGAAAAATCTTGCTGTTCCACTTGTAGGAAGAACGTGATTTGGTCCTCCCATATAATCGCCTAATGGTTCAGGTGAATATTTCCCAAGAAATATTGATCCAGCATTTTTTACTGATCCTAGGTATTCAAATGGATTTTCTACCATAAGTTCTAAATGTTCTGGTGCAATGGCATTAGCTAATTCTATTGCTTCTTTTAAATCTTCTACTAAAATTGCTGCTCCATAGTTTTCTAATGATTTTTCTGCAATTTCTTTTCTTGATAACTTATTAAGTTGATTTTGTACTTCTTCTTCTATTTCATTTATTAATCTTTCACTTGTAGTTACAAGTATTGATGCTGCAAGTACATCATGTTCACTTTGACTTAATAAATCTGCTGCTACGAAAGTTTTATCTGCAGTATCATCAGCAACTACTAATATCTCTGATGGTCCTGCTATACTATCTATATCTACTGCTCCATAGCATAGTTTTTTAGCTGTAGCTACAAATATATTTCCTGGTCCAACAATTTTATCTACTCTTTTTATTGTTTCTGTTCCGTGAGCTAATGCTGCTATACCCTGTGCTCCACTTATCTTATATACCTCATCAACACCAGCAATTTTAGCAGCTGCAAGTATTGCTGGTAGCTGACTATTACTTCCTGGTGTTATCATAACTACTTTTTCAACAGAAGCAAGCTTAGCAGGGATTACATTCATAAGTACTGTTGAAGGATATGCCGCAGTGCCCCCCGGTACATATACTCCAACTCTCTCTAATCCTCTTACCATTTGACCCATCACTTTTCCTGCTACTGGTATATAACTAAACCCCTGTTTTATTTGATTCTTATGATATCCTTCAATATTAATTTTTGCTAACTCTAAAGCTTCAATTAATTCTTTATCACAACTATTATAAGCTTCTTCTATTTCTTCTTTTGATACCTTTATATCTTCTAAAGCAATATCTTTTGAATCTTTATAATCAAATTTCTTTGTATAATGAAGTAATGCCTTATCTCCTTTTTCTCTTATTTCAGAAATAATTTCTTTAACTGTATTCTCTACATCTTTTTCTACATTTCCACTTTCTCTTCTTAAAGATGATAAATACTTAATCCCTTCATTATATCCTTTTATAATTCTCATATTCTATTGCTCCTTTCCATCGATATATTCTTCAATGCTATTTACTATCTCCATCACTGCATCTTTTTTCATCTTCATTGATGCCTTGTTAACAATTAACCTTGCACTTATATCGCAAATATCTTCTAAAACTATAAGTCCATTTTCTTTTAAAGTAACACCAGTTTCTACAATATCCACAATTCCGTGTGCCATACCCAAAATAGGTGCAAGTTCAACAGATCCTTCTATCTTAATAATTTCTACATCTTCACCTTTACTCTTAAAGAATTCCTTAGCTACTTTAGGATATTTTGTTGCAATAACCCTTTTTTCATAGCTTTGAAAATCTTTATATTTAGGTAATGATGCTAATGAAAACTTACATTTACCAAATTTTAAATCAGCCACTTCATAAAAATCTCTATTTCCTTCTAATATAGTATCTTTACCTACAATCCCCATATCTGCAACACCATGTTCTACATAAGTTAAAACATCTACAGCTTTTACTAATATAAATTGAATATCTTTATTTTTACTCTTAAAAACAAGCTTTCTTCCCTTATCTTTTAAAGATTCTACATCAACACCAATATTTTCAAATATCTCAATAGCTTTTTTTTCAATACGTCCCTTTGTTAACGCTACTGTTATTGTCATTTATTTCACCGCCCCTAGATCTTCCTCTATAATATCTTCTTTATTTATTATCATAATTTTACTAAACCCTTTAGCTCCCCCATAGCTTCTTGATTTCTCTATATCTTCATAAAGAGATAGTTCTACTTCATATCCCTTTGAAATCAATTCTTTTTCCTTTTCTAAAGCAATTTTCAATTGATCTAAATCGTAATGAATTAATACCTTGTTTTTTCTTTCAATATTAGATTTATTGAATAATACTTCTAATATATTATTAATTTTGAAAGCTAAACCTGCTGCCGGTGTCTTTTCGCCAAATTCACAAAATACCTTATCATATCTTCCACCACTTAAAATCTCTTCACCGAAATTATCAACATAGCCTTTTATAGTTATTCCAGTATAATAATTTAAGTTTGAAACCATTCCAAGATCTATTGATATATACTTTTCATATCCTAATTCTTTTAATGCATTATAAATATTTCTAAGATTATCAATATCATTTTGCAATGCATCTGGTATATATTGGCTAACCTTATCTAATATATCTACTTCACCAAATAACTCTGGTAACATTCTTATAAGATTCTTACTTTCTTTAGGAAGCGCCACTCCTTCTTCTTTTAAGAATTCATTTATAAGTCCAATATTTTTATTTCTTACTAGTCTTGTTAATTTTTCTTTTCCTGAATCATCTATTTCTATAGACTCTATAATTTTTCTATAAAAGTTACTTTCCCCAAGTTCAATTTTAAAATTATCTAGTCCACAATTTTTAAGTGCCTCAATAGCTCTTAAAATAAGTTCAATTTCGCTTCTAATTGATCCTTCACCTATAATTTCAACACCGGCTTGAGTAATTTCACTATCTTTACCACTGAAACTATCTGACGGTGTAAATACTTGTCCACTGTAGAAAAACTTCATAGGCAATTGATCAACTTTTGATGCTACTACTCTAGCTACTGGTATTGTATAATCCGGTCTAAGAACTAAAATTCTTCCCTTAGCATCAAAAAATTTATACATGTTCTCCTGTGGAATACCGTTATC
Above is a genomic segment from Clostridium bornimense containing:
- a CDS encoding alpha/beta-type small acid-soluble spore protein, yielding MASSQKLVPEAKNGLSKFKAEVANELGVPFTDYNGDLSSKQCGSVGGEMVKRMVAEYENKLK
- the hisE gene encoding phosphoribosyl-ATP diphosphatase, with protein sequence MSNVINDLYEVVKDRLDNPVENSYTNYLFNKGTDKILKKVGEECTEVIIAAKGDSKEDMVAEICDLLYHLEVLMVDRGIEITSVEEELKKRSAKIGNSKGDRKEITKL
- the hisI gene encoding phosphoribosyl-AMP cyclohydrolase, whose amino-acid sequence is MDIDFSKGLVPAIVVDYKTNKVLMLAYVNEESYKKTLETKTTWFYSRSRKELWNKGATSGHFQYIKEMYTDCDNDTLLIKVDQVGVPCHTGADTCFFNKII
- the hisF gene encoding imidazole glycerol phosphate synthase subunit HisF, producing the protein MLTKRIIPCLDVKEGKVVKGINFVGIKDVGDPVEIAKVYNAEGADELVFLDITASFEERKTMIDVVERTSREVFIPLTVGGGVNSIEDIKNLLRAGADKVSINSAAVRNPNLISEGAESFGSQCIVVAIDGKRRADGGFNVFVKGGREDTGIDAIEWAKKVEKLGAGEILLTSMDKDGTRDGFDIEFLNEVLKVVNIPVIASGGCGDIDSFYEVFKETDCDAALAASIFHYKEATIGEVKEYLHERSIEVRL
- the hisA gene encoding 1-(5-phosphoribosyl)-5-[(5-phosphoribosylamino)methylideneamino]imidazole-4-carboxamide isomerase, which produces MILFPAIDIKDGKAVRLYQGRFDKCEEMGIPLEIAKEFEKTGAEFIHLVDLDGAKEGKRINSDIIKAIAEAVNIPVQLGGGIRTLEDLEAIFDLGVSRAIIGTAAYKDKEFLIKAVEKYGEKIAVGVDAKDNKVALEGWLESTDMDYIEFSRQLEKIGVKTVIYTDISKDGTLEGANIEGLKALSNAVNMDIVASGGVKDLEDLLKINELNLYGAISGKAIYSGSLDLKEALDALKG
- the hisH gene encoding imidazole glycerol phosphate synthase subunit HisH; the protein is MIAIIDYGMGNINSIYKAMKKIGADVVLTNDKDTIKNSKGIIIPGVGAFKKAMENLKSMGLDSLIKEEINNGKPMLGICLGMQLVFDSSEEMGYSEGLGLIPGKVTKFEISKKIPHIGWNSVRIKQDHPIFKGIDDGEYFYFVHSFHGNCDEKYILGDCNYEVDFPAIVGRDNIVASQFHPEKSGEVGLKLLKNFKEMVG
- the hisB gene encoding imidazoleglycerol-phosphate dehydratase HisB translates to MRSSNINRDTLETKIKLKLNIDGSGEGTVKTGIGFLDHMLILFKKHGGFDLDISCDGDLYVDGHHTVEDIGIVLGKAFKEAMGDKNGIKRYGTSYVPMDETLAMVSLDLSGRSFLVFNVDMDKKMIGDFDSELLEEFLRAFAFNGGITLHVNLMYGSNSHHIVEGIFKALARAMKEALTVDATIKGVMSTKGVLE
- the hisD gene encoding histidinol dehydrogenase codes for the protein MRIIKGYNEGIKYLSSLRRESGNVEKDVENTVKEIISEIREKGDKALLHYTKKFDYKDSKDIALEDIKVSKEEIEEAYNSCDKELIEALELAKINIEGYHKNQIKQGFSYIPVAGKVMGQMVRGLERVGVYVPGGTAAYPSTVLMNVIPAKLASVEKVVMITPGSNSQLPAILAAAKIAGVDEVYKISGAQGIAALAHGTETIKRVDKIVGPGNIFVATAKKLCYGAVDIDSIAGPSEILVVADDTADKTFVAADLLSQSEHDVLAASILVTTSERLINEIEEEVQNQLNKLSRKEIAEKSLENYGAAILVEDLKEAIELANAIAPEHLELMVENPFEYLGSVKNAGSIFLGKYSPEPLGDYMGGPNHVLPTSGTARFFSPLSVDDFIKKTSYIYYSREELEKIKDKIVKIADTEGLTAHGNSIKVRFK
- the hisG gene encoding ATP phosphoribosyltransferase: MTITVALTKGRIEKKAIEIFENIGVDVESLKDKGRKLVFKSKNKDIQFILVKAVDVLTYVEHGVADMGIVGKDTILEGNRDFYEVADLKFGKCKFSLASLPKYKDFQSYEKRVIATKYPKVAKEFFKSKGEDVEIIKIEGSVELAPILGMAHGIVDIVETGVTLKENGLIVLEDICDISARLIVNKASMKMKKDAVMEIVNSIEEYIDGKEQ
- the hisZ gene encoding ATP phosphoribosyltransferase regulatory subunit; translation: MKKWRNYIPEGTRDILFDKCSLKKEIENSIRNTYINSGFHQVETPTIEFYDVFDFKDNGIPQENMYKFFDAKGRILVLRPDYTIPVARVVASKVDQLPMKFFYSGQVFTPSDSFSGKDSEITQAGVEIIGEGSIRSEIELILRAIEALKNCGLDNFKIELGESNFYRKIIESIEIDDSGKEKLTRLVRNKNIGLINEFLKEEGVALPKESKNLIRMLPELFGEVDILDKVSQYIPDALQNDIDNLRNIYNALKELGYEKYISIDLGMVSNLNYYTGITIKGYVDNFGEEILSGGRYDKVFCEFGEKTPAAGLAFKINNILEVLFNKSNIERKNKVLIHYDLDQLKIALEKEKELISKGYEVELSLYEDIEKSRSYGGAKGFSKIMIINKEDIIEEDLGAVK